A region of Thermococcus argininiproducens DNA encodes the following proteins:
- a CDS encoding OadG family protein → MVTWEFFLEGLYITILGVTVVFLVLSILALAMYGIGYLERTLIEKERQVIETPPKPKEEVKVEEKRPSIEPKKLAIITAAILAYVAEKNAQLRPLPFKKKPSDAWRLYGVQSQIEEVENFNYEMGAW, encoded by the coding sequence ATGGTTACTTGGGAATTTTTCCTTGAGGGCCTTTATATTACTATTTTAGGAGTAACCGTGGTTTTCTTAGTGCTGAGCATTTTGGCATTAGCAATGTATGGTATTGGGTACTTGGAAAGGACATTAATTGAGAAAGAAAGGCAAGTTATTGAGACTCCACCAAAACCTAAGGAAGAAGTTAAAGTGGAGGAAAAGAGACCCTCTATCGAACCAAAGAAGCTTGCAATTATTACTGCAGCAATTTTGGCCTATGTAGCTGAGAAAAATGCCCAACTCAGGCCGTTACCCTTTAAGAAAAAACCTTCAGACGCTTGGCGTTTATATGGTGTTCAATCTCAAATAGAGGAAGTTGAAAACTTTAATTATGAAATGGGGGCATGGTGA
- a CDS encoding acetyl-CoA carboxylase biotin carboxyl carrier protein subunit gives MKGKVKVIVDGVLYEVEVEELGGGRFKVSFEGESYDVEAKDLGIPMGVFQAPAQSVSVPSAPAPSLPSAPTPAAPVEVPSAPTPSVSGEGVVTAPMPGKILKILVREGEQVKLGQGLLILEAMKMENEIPSPSEGVVKRILVKEGDTVDTGQALIELG, from the coding sequence ATGAAAGGTAAAGTCAAGGTCATTGTTGATGGTGTTCTTTATGAAGTTGAAGTTGAAGAACTTGGAGGAGGAAGGTTTAAAGTCAGCTTTGAGGGAGAAAGCTATGATGTAGAAGCTAAAGATCTTGGAATTCCGATGGGTGTATTTCAAGCACCTGCTCAAAGTGTAAGTGTACCCTCTGCACCTGCACCATCTCTTCCTTCGGCCCCAACTCCCGCAGCTCCAGTTGAAGTGCCTAGCGCTCCTACACCCTCTGTTAGTGGGGAAGGCGTAGTCACTGCTCCAATGCCAGGTAAGATCTTGAAAATTCTCGTTAGGGAAGGAGAGCAGGTCAAATTGGGCCAAGGACTTCTTATTTTGGAAGCCATGAAAATGGAAAATGAGATCCCTTCCCCTAGTGAGGGAGTTGTAAAGAGAATTCTTGTTAAGGAAGGAGATACAGTTGACACAGGACAAGCATTGATAGAACTTGGGTGA